Proteins encoded within one genomic window of Thiothrix litoralis:
- a CDS encoding fimbrial biogenesis chaperone, which translates to MNNNKKMGLLMAGFASVLATSAVNAGSFEVAVSPSRFEVTANAGKRLGQSIEIQNVGATPTEVSLRTLDWTYSPDGNITYYDELLPNSCRPWVTLERPSLTVAAKNKKSFRFQLDVPANAPRGECRFMVAVEGVEPAHKALIESAGASLSLPVSGRIAVAVYVAVNGAEPQLQMKQVSVQNIKGKRTPVAVVTNTGDGHGRLEGALSATDAKGQSLELIPEGTPILPGQTRTLPLTPQGADKQPVPAVAFPLSSNGTLDWDNGSFKVDAVFQ; encoded by the coding sequence GTGAATAATAATAAAAAAATGGGGTTATTGATGGCCGGGTTTGCTAGCGTGCTGGCAACGTCTGCGGTGAATGCCGGGTCATTTGAAGTGGCGGTTTCCCCCTCACGCTTTGAGGTGACAGCCAATGCGGGGAAACGTCTGGGGCAATCTATCGAGATTCAGAACGTAGGGGCGACGCCAACCGAGGTATCCTTGCGTACCTTGGACTGGACGTATTCCCCTGATGGCAATATTACCTATTACGACGAATTGTTGCCCAATAGCTGCCGCCCGTGGGTAACGCTGGAACGTCCCAGCTTGACGGTGGCGGCAAAAAACAAAAAATCCTTCCGTTTTCAGCTTGATGTGCCCGCCAATGCGCCGCGTGGTGAATGCCGCTTTATGGTGGCGGTAGAAGGGGTGGAGCCTGCGCATAAAGCCCTGATTGAATCTGCCGGAGCCAGCTTGAGTTTGCCAGTCAGCGGGCGTATCGCCGTCGCCGTGTATGTGGCGGTGAATGGCGCAGAACCGCAACTGCAAATGAAACAAGTGTCGGTGCAAAACATCAAGGGTAAGCGTACTCCGGTCGCGGTCGTCACCAATACAGGTGATGGGCACGGGCGTTTGGAGGGCGCTTTGAGTGCGACGGATGCCAAAGGCCAGTCGTTGGAGCTGATCCCGGAAGGCACGCCGATTTTGCCGGGGCAAACCCGTACCTTGCCACTCACGCCGCAAGGTGCTGATAAACAGCCAGTGCCAGCCGTGGCATTCCCGCTCAGTAGTAACGGTACGCTGGATTGGGATAATGGCAGCTTTAAAGTGGATGCGGTTTTCCAATGA